The sequence ACAAcatttaacttaaactcgtccgcacaaAACTGatcttgcatcgaccgatgcacaacctcatcttgttacttagtagcacaaccaaccacccctaagcgaccaagtaaacaagagagatgggctggaaaactccattcccgctccagccacagacTACACCTGGGActaggctagacaagttcaagttgcGACCTgtttctcaaaccacttcttgaaccttgccttcatcctcgcctctcgCTCCCAAGTTTGCTCCTAAACActatcacagtcccaaaggactctcatcaaatgaattttctttttctgaagttccttgatcctcctctcgagaaccctcactggtctcgcctccaaagtcatattaggctgaagatcctcaggaatcttagccaacaactggtcatcctcccggagacacttccgcaacatagacacatggaaaaccttgtggaacgctcgcataatgatatatcatggtttttaggtgtttttagccatgatataagtcttatttatagtcttcttggtatttttagagtcttttgagtctttataggatttagcatggatgggagcataatggagctaaataggaagatttgaagcttaatcaagcattgaggctgagctacgaagttggAAGACAAGTTCAGACAtaagcatcgaccgatgcaagtgatggtgtcgatcgatgcatcatccaacagaagaatcggaagttttctcacaagttttgaagatttacagaaccaccccaaagttttccatatttgcatcattagtccctggacgtgttttaggaatataaataggatttttatggtcattgtttagacctaagctttatttttccctgtaACTTTTGAGagatttagagagtttttggagagaagaattaagactccttccagagaagattcaaaactccttttctacttcttttaatcttttaatgcaatttattcagaatatgatttgtgtttcattgatcatgtctgagtagttctcttgttaggtttagggttttcaaaggAATTCATGAATTGTTAGGTTATCAGATTGTTAGGTTAATATCTTTAGTATTCTTCATCTTGATTGGTTTATTGTGTATTCTAGAGTAGCGAGAGCAACCTAGAATATGATCTTAGGTTAATTGATAGACATGAGAGTGTTATTAATTTCCTGAAATAATCTTAGATGAGCAAAATACctatttacaaagagatttgatttaggaattttgtgaacttatcaaacctgAATTTAATGCTAGTTTAATCATTAggatttgcaaagagatttggaattATAGTTTTTAGACTTAGATAATTTTCGCAGCGAGAGTTGGTTAATTTTACCTTTGTGATTTAAGTTTTAGAATTGTTCttaataaatcctaacaattattttatctgatttttatgaattttctgaaaattttcctgaacttatcttctcttttattgaattaactcttctttttattgCTTTTCTTGCTCTTTTGATCTTAATACAATTTATTTNGAACcaccccaaagttttccatatttgcatcattagtccctggacgtgttttaagaatatatataggatttttatggtcattgtttagatctaagctttatttttcctgcaactttttgagaaaaaacccctgagagatttagagagtttttggagagaagaatcaagactccttccagAGAAGATGCAGAActtcttttctacttcttttaatcttttaatgcaatttattcagaatatgatttgtgtttcattgatcatgtctgagtagatctcttgttaggtttagggttttcaaaggAATTCATGAATTGTTAGGTTATCAGATTGTTAGGTTAATATCTATAGAATTCTTCATCTAGATTGATTTATTGTGTATTCTAGAGTAGAGAGAGCAACCTAGAATCTGATCTTAGGTTAATTGATAGACATGAGAGTGTTATTAATTTCCTGAAATAATCTTAGATGAGCAAAATACctatttacaaagagatttgatttagggattttgtgaacttatcaaacctgAATTTAATGCTAGTTTAATCATTAggatttgcaaagagatttggaattCTAGTTTTTAGACTTAGATAATTTTCGCAGCGAGAGCTGGTTAATTTTACCtttgtgatttgagttctagaattgttcttaataaatcctaacaattattttatctgatttttatgaatttcctgagaatttccctgaacctatcttctcttttattgaattaactcttctttttattgcttttcttgctcttttgatcttttaatacaatttatttctgtttagcttaattaaaaaattaataaatctattgtgtgatctagagtccttgtggataggatccctaaatactacagtgatctcttaatttgagagagtagctctagggtaaatttgagcatatcacatAACCTCAgacaactccagcctatatgataccggtcccacccgctcaatcactttgaacggacccatatacctcggactcaacttagtctNAATTAAGACTccttccagagaagattcaaaactccttttctacttcttttaatcttttaatgcaatttattcagaatatgatttgtgtttcattgatcatgtctgagtagttctcttgttaggtttagggttttcaaaggAATTCATGAATTGTTAGGTTATCAGATTGTTAGGTTAATATCTTTAGTATTCTTCATCTTGATTGGTTTATTGTGTATTCTAGAGTAGCGAGAGCAACCTAGAATATGATCTTAGGTTAATTGATAGACATGAGAGTGTTATTAATTTCCTGAAATAATCTTAGATGAGCAAAATACctatttacaaagagatttgatttaggaattttgtgaacttatcaaacctgAATTTAATGCTAGTTTAATCATTAggatttgcaaagagatttggaattATAGTTTTTAGACTTAGATAATTTTCGCAGCGAGAGTTGGTTAATTTTACCTTTGTGATTTAAGTTTTAGAATTGTTCttaataaatcctaacaattattttatctgatttttatgaattttctgaaaattttcctgaacttatcttctcttttattgaattaactcttctttttattgcttttcttgctcttttgatcttaatacaatttatttctgtttagcttaattaaaaaattaataaatctattgtgtgatctagagtccttgtggataggatccctaaatactacagtgatctcttaatttgagagagtagctctagggtaaatttgagcatatcacatAACCTCAgacaactccagcctatatgataccggtcccacccgctcaatcactttgaacggacccatatacctcggactcaacttagtctctgacaatgacctgttcagaccctgcaacatggccatcttgaggtacactctgtctcccacttgaaactcaagatctctcctcctcttatcggcataactcctctgcctatNTTAGTATTCTTCATCTTGATTGGTTTATTGTGTATTCTAGAGTAGCGAGAGCAACCTAGAATATGATCTTAGGTTAATTGATAGACATGAGAGTGTTATTAATTTCCTGAAATAATCTTAGATGAGCAAAATACctatttacaaagagatttgatttaggaattttgtgaacttatcaaacctgAATTTAATGCTAGTTTAATCATTAggatttgcaaagagatttggaattATAGTTTTTAGACTTAGATAATTTTCGCAGCGAGAGTTGGTTAATTTTACCTTTGTGATTTAAGTTTTAGAATTGTTCttaataaatcctaacaattattttatctgatttttatgaattttctgaaaattttcctgaacttatcttctcttttattgaattaactcttctttttattgcttttcttgctcttttgatcttaatacaatttatttctgtttagcttaattaaaaaattaataaatctattgtgtgatctagagtccttgtggataggatccctaaatactacagtgatctcttaatttgagagagtagctctagggtaaatttgagcatatcacatAACCTCAgacaactccagcctatatgataccggtcccacccgctcaatcactttgaacggacccatatacctcggactcaacttagtctctgacaatgacctgttcagaccctgcaacatggccatcttgaggtacactctgtctcccacttgaaactcaagatctctcctcctcttatcggcataactcctctgcctatcctgagcttccttcatgtttagcttgagaacctgaatcttctctgaggtctcctgaacaaaactagcaccatacatgctcctctcccccacctgagtccagcataacgatgtacgacatggtctcccatacaacgcctcataaggagccatcccaatactcgcctggtatttgttgttgtaagcaaactctaccaagctcaggtgatctgcccaatggccaccccaatctagcacgcacatcctcagcaaatcctccaacgtctggatcgtcctccctgactgtccatctgtctgggaatgataagttgtactcatatgcaccttagtgcccatctctgcctgaaatgccttccagaacaccaaagtgaacttagaatccctatcagacacaatactcgctggcaccctatgcaacctgactatctctttcacatatttcttagccaagaccgctgctccatcagtcttcttaatggccagaaaatgtgccgacttagtcaaccggtccacaatgacccaaatagcatcaaaggtcctagacactggcaaacccaccacaaagtccatagtaatcatatcccacttccactctggaatgggaagaatCTTCAGTAACCCGCATGGACCCTGATGCTCATCATTCACTAGCTGGCAAACATCACACCTCACGACCTAAATAGCTACATCCtacttcatcccgacccaatgatagtacctcttaaGATCACGGTACGTCTTAGTCGCTCccggatgaatagagaacttgctcgcatgagcctccctcaagatctcctgtctcaactcctcatccttaggcacacaaatccgcccatgcaccaatatggtaccattatctgagacttgatactctgaatcaacatctttagaggcattcaccagccccaaatccttctcctgagccaactgcactctgctcagaagatctgctcagcctccaaacccaacggctcctgagataCAACACACAAACTTAACGCACTAATCTCTCCTatcagagactccatatcctgctcctgagccgaagctgccCTCTTCCAACTCAGAGCATCTGCTACCAAGTTAGTCTTatcaggatgataggctatctccaaatcataatccgccaccagctcctccaccgcctctgcctcaagtttaACTCAggttgagtgaatatatacttcaggctcttatgatctgtaaacacatgtacttttgcaccataaagataggatctccaaatcttcagggcaaaaactacagcagtcatctccaaatcatgagtaagatagttgtcctcatgcttccgcaactgccgcgaagcgtaggcaatcaccttcccatgttgTATCAACACACACctcaaaccaactctggatgcatctgtataaaccacatagggttctctcTGCTCAGGCAGAGCCAatactggcgtagtagtcaacatatccttaaggcttgcaaagccctcctcgcattcctgtgaccaaacaaaaggaacatccttccctgtcaacttagtcatcggacgtGCCTTACTTGCAAAGttctgcacaaatctcctgtagtaacctgtcaaaccaaggaaactcctgatctctgtggcattctgcggtctaggccaatccctgatagcctgagtccctgatagcctgaatattgcagaaacaatatgacccagaaaacccatctcacgctgccaaaaactgcacttgctcaacttagcaaacaacttctgttcccacagcttctccagaactgccctcaaatgcactgcatcctcctcaagactcttagactataccaggatatcgtcgatgaaaatgatgacaaacacgtccagaaactcgtgaaacacgctgttcatcaatctcataaacgctgctggcgcgttagtcaacccaaaaggcatcaacacgaactcataatgcccacacctcgtcctgaaagccgtcttcctcacatttGCGTCATCTATCGGTATGTGGTGATAACCCgatgccagatctaccttggagaaccaagtagcacctctcaactgatccaacaactcatcgatcctgggaagagggtacttgttcttcacagtgacccggttcaaaccccaataatcaatgcacaagcggaaactcccattcttcttcttaacgaataacatcggcgctccccacggtgatacactaggacggatgaatcccttgctcaacaaatcctctagctgcttcttcagctcggTCATCTCTGTTGGAgtcatcctgtaaggagccttggataacggcatcgtccccggttccagttcaatcttgaaaggatcagaccgagatggtggtaatccctacaataactgaaacacatcctcaaactcctcaacaacctaaataccgctaaccgtagactgtCCCACTAACCGAGATGGTGATaatccctgtgttttgtcctcactcgcacagttccgacaatcacttcctggaggtcacccatcctgagactactccagcataagcacgcttaactgtggagttctttcaggacctttgaccgaaaagataagtgcactttggtgacataggtggtcaaatcgattcttttaaacctctctgcaagtctctaaAATCAGGGTGTCACACTAACTGagatattgaactaatggttgtaatgagtaaatgcaatttttagtaaataattataattataaaatatatttaataatgaatGATAATGTAtcaatgaaaaattataaaatatatttaaaatgagtgaaaatatatcaacaaaaaataaaaataaaaataaaaatagacaacatttaaaaataaaattaattttcaatattaaaatagtttttttacgaaagttatgataaatagatgcaactgtaaattatatattaagttgtattaaatttctatattgctataatcgTTTCTATTGtttatattatagaataatgttaaatattggatattaatattcaaattatttagattcaacataaaacgtaaaatttgtttcaatgaacaatgatttgttagttattgaagaagagaccaatatatagagagttcaaaagacatgactatataaatagacacacctaatAGAACGAAAAGTAgtgatacaaaaatatgaaaaaaaaatatggtgaaaagacacaactcttcAGTGAATAGATGTAagtgtatgatttttttttaaatataaaaaaaaaaacaattttcttacaaaaatgtATCATGAAAAGTCACAACTGTTGTTCACAATTattcagattattattattattatatgttaaaaattatgtttagattttttccaataaaaaaacaaatatatataattctaaagATGTGTACattttaaactaaaacaaaagtgtGAAATTGCtataaaagaagaacaaaatatgTAGATTTGAATAGATACAATTGTTTGTAAgtcacaactgtttgtaagagacacaaatCTACATTTAACAGATGCAACTTTCTAAAGAGACGCAAccgtataatttttttgtcaaaaataataaaaatagtatttttaaatgaaaagtcgcgataaaaatatacaaatattcgtataaatacaattttacaatgaaaaattacaatgaacaatcgcacacacaattaatttttttacagatttttggaaaagttatttaaaaaataggattgaaaaaacacaatttttggtgacatttattcggattgctataaTATATGATTGGATATTGTCAAAACGTGCTTAATTTGAATTTCTTCTTAGATTTCTTCCAGAATCATACATCATTCTTATGTATGctcaaaaagcaaaacaaaaatataaccaaaaaaaaagaagctattATTGGCTAGTCCATGTAAAAtctcacaaacaaaacacatgcTAGTTTTATTACCTCTTCTTAAAAAGAGTTCTATTAATATCGCCAAATTAAAAACCTTTACGGTTACTACATTCCATCCAacgatgtcttcttcttccgtaagaacctctctctctctctttttcttggCTCTTCTAATCTCACCGGCTGTCTCACAAACCTGCAAGTCACAGACGTTTTCCGGCGATAAAACCTACCCTCACTGCCTTGACCTCCCTCAACTCAAAGCCTTCCTTCACTATTCCTACGATGCAGCCAACACAACTCTCGCCGTCGTCTTCTCCGCTCCTCCCGCAAAGCCTGGCGGATGGATCGCTTGGGCTATAAATCCAAAGGGTACAGGTATGGTCGGAGCTCAAACCCTTGTCGCTTACAAGGATCCAGGTAACGGTGTTGCCGTGGTGAAGACGCTAAACATTAGCTCCTATAGCTCGCTTGTTCCTTCGAAGCTTGCGTTTGATGTTTGGGATATGAAAGCTGAGGAGGCGGCGAGGGATGGAGGAACGTTGAGGATCTTTGCTAGGGTTAAGGTTCCGGCTGATTTGGTGGCAAAGGGAAAGGTGAATCAGGTTTGGCAAGTTGGTCCTCAATTAGGTCCTGGTGGAATGATTGGGAAGCACGCTTTCGACCCGCCGAATCTTGCTTCTATGAGCTCTCTTGATTTAAAAGGTGACAACAGCGGCAGCACAACCATCTCTGGGGGCGGTGAGGTAAATGCCAAGATCGAGAAGAGAAATGTAAGTTTCTACATAACAAGATTCTTTAAACCGATAAATTATGATTTCTAATCGTGTAATCGAAGCTGAGTATGGTGAGTAATGTGCAGATTCATGGGATACTAAACGCGGTGAGCTGGGGGATTTTGTTTCCTATAGGAGCAATAATAGCTAGGTATATGAGAATATTTGAATCCGCAGATCCGGCTTGGTTTTACCTTCACGTGACTTGTCAGTTCTCGGCTTATGTCATCGGCGTTGCCGGTTGGGGTACCGGACTCAAGCTCGGCAGCGAGTCTGAGGGTATTCGCTTCACCGGCCATCGTAACATTGGTATTGCCCTCTTCGCCCTTGCCACTATTCAGgtaaattacaagaaaaaactctgttttttgctctgttttgcacTTTAAAGGTCCATGTTCAAGATTCAAGGTTTTTTACTATGTTTTGGATACCATGTTAAGTTTCACGTGTTTCTAATGGAGAGTTCCGTATCtcttaatatattatgtactctTTACATCGCGATGTGAATCATTTTAACTTCTTTGTATAGATGTTTGCGATGTTGTTGCGGCCAAAGAAAGATCACAAGTACAGATTTTATTGGAATATCTACCACCATGGAGTTGGCTACGCGATCCTCATCCTCGGGATCATTAATGTCTTCAAAGGTCTCAACATCTTGAACCCAAAAGATACCTACAAGACGGCTTACATTGCAGTGATCGCTATTCTTGGAGGCATTGCTTTGCTCTTGGAAGCCGTCACTTGGGTCATTGTACTCAAGAGAAAATCAAACAACTCAATGAAGCCTTAGGGCCTGAGCCGATAAAGATCTGGTCAACTAATAAAAGGTTCATTTGTGGTTGTTgttactaaaattttatatgaaatctTGTATTATCAATGTATAGATGTATTATTATTCTCTTGTTTCGTagctttttggtttgtttattggGTTCTTTCTTGGTTATGAATTATTGTAGgggattaatttttttttaaaaagttcttaGTCTACTTTAAATCTATGATTTTTCAGTGTCCAACTAATTATTTGGACTTATTCCCATGTGACTAAAAAAAGGTAATCAAATATGTCCACATGATTGTGGTCGTTGTGGCCAATCAATAAGATGAAACGTCTATGTACACTAAGGTCTTAGACAAATTATGGTGGCAAGACATAATCATACCTAGGTGTCTTTCTCAATCTGATTTTCATCAAGACCTATTTGTCCTCACATTAGTCATTAGGGACTTATATCAAACTTTTGTTGAAATCtcatttgaaaacttttttcagcattgttttttttctctatggTTTGTTTGAAATTCAGTTGAAAGCTTTTCAAAGAttagattttagtttctttcttcGGTAAAGGTGATCATcatatatggatatttcaaaaaaaaactatcattaGGTATTGTCACGTAATATAACAAtagttataagaaaaataatttaaaattgtgGTTTCAATATCTATAAAATTCATTTCCTGTCCTTTaaaatacttaaatatatattagaaataaaaaaaaatcacgtccaaaacatgtttaaattcattgggcaaaaaaaaaaaactatgaccATTTGTCTTAATTATCATATTCATATTGCAACTGCAAATACTCTAATAATAATctgtatttttaattactaaaggTAGTTAGAGATAACCTTTAAAAAGTGGGGTGTGGACTGTCGAACTTACATTTCCATGTGTCATTTGCATGGCTAGCTTCTTTTTACTTCTCTTAAACTTTGCTACGTTTTGTTCGAAGACCTCTCTTTTTCAACTTGTCATAATTAAGGGAACTTTGTTCTTTGTTCCGCAAACTTAGGCCCATTTTGTGTGTCCCTTGTTCATAACTAagtcatattattattataatcatcatcattgtgAAATTgaagttttaaatttgtatgGTTCTTTGTACGTACCTACAAAAACAGTTAAGTCATGGAGTTCGA comes from Camelina sativa cultivar DH55 chromosome 19, Cs, whole genome shotgun sequence and encodes:
- the LOC109124400 gene encoding cytochrome b561 and DOMON domain-containing protein At3g25290-like, producing the protein MSSSSVRTSLSLFFLALLISPAVSQTCKSQTFSGDKTYPHCLDLPQLKAFLHYSYDAANTTLAVVFSAPPAKPGGWIAWAINPKGTGMVGAQTLVAYKDPGNGVAVVKTLNISSYSSLVPSKLAFDVWDMKAEEAARDGGTLRIFARVKVPADLVAKGKVNQVWQVGPQLGPGGMIGKHAFDPPNLASMSSLDLKGDNSGSTTISGGGEVNAKIEKRNIHGILNAVSWGILFPIGAIIARYMRIFESADPAWFYLHVTCQFSAYVIGVAGWGTGLKLGSESEGIRFTGHRNIGIALFALATIQMFAMLLRPKKDHKYRFYWNIYHHGVGYAILILGIINVFKGLNILNPKDTYKTAYIAVIAILGGIALLLEAVTWVIVLKRKSNNSMKP